From the genome of Streptomyces sp. NBC_00659, one region includes:
- a CDS encoding Clp protease N-terminal domain-containing protein, whose protein sequence is MSPLDISLADLIARLDEELPEADELSRISEARLRAQTLSDLGDQLIDHYVSKAKRTGASWTQIGDAIGVSKQAAQQRHAPAPFERFTNLNRHSIVLAQEAARTYKHDFIGTGHLLLGLLGEPQGMAYELLLAKTESEQRVRDVIEEAMPPAGEKALRGHIAFRPESKEAIEQARQASVDLGHDWIGTEHMLLGLIRAEESTAAQVLRGLGFTPDELRETVRTEVAERLAPRDPQ, encoded by the coding sequence ATGAGTCCACTCGACATCAGCCTCGCCGACCTGATCGCCCGACTCGACGAGGAACTTCCCGAAGCCGACGAACTGTCCCGCATCAGCGAAGCACGACTTCGCGCCCAGACACTGTCCGACCTCGGTGACCAACTCATCGACCACTACGTCAGCAAGGCCAAGCGGACCGGCGCGTCGTGGACGCAGATCGGCGACGCCATCGGGGTGTCCAAGCAGGCCGCCCAGCAACGCCACGCGCCCGCACCCTTCGAGCGGTTCACCAACCTGAACCGGCACAGCATCGTGCTGGCGCAGGAAGCCGCCCGGACGTACAAGCACGACTTCATCGGCACCGGACACCTCCTGCTCGGCCTGCTCGGCGAACCGCAGGGCATGGCGTACGAGTTGCTGCTCGCCAAAACCGAGTCGGAGCAGCGTGTCCGCGACGTGATCGAGGAGGCGATGCCGCCGGCCGGGGAGAAGGCGCTGCGGGGTCACATCGCGTTCCGTCCGGAGAGCAAGGAGGCCATCGAGCAGGCACGCCAGGCGTCGGTGGACCTCGGCCACGACTGGATCGGCACGGAACACATGCTGCTGGGCCTGATCCGCGCCGAGGAGAGCACGGCGGCGCAGGTCCTGCGCGGACTCGGCTTCACGCCGGACGAACTGCGCGAGACGGTCAGGACCGAGGTCGCCGAACGGCTGGCCCCGCGCGACCCGCAGTAG